The stretch of DNA AGCATCATAATGTATGAAATCACAAAAGtttgtatttattaaaatacaattattaaaaactCAGAAACTTTGAAATACGATAATTATGGCAGAATAGTGAACTGAGaaatagaatagaaaataatcaatatgaaatatttccTTACCTGGTTTCGCATTAGCTCAATGGCTTCAACTGCAGACTGAttctgaatgaaataaaaaactgttAACCGTATATGGGAAATTGTTGACCTTGAGCAAAATGCAACACTCCATTCATTGAAGTTTTTGAGAAATGGTCAAATGGGCGCATGAAAAAAAGACAAGTCGTGGCATGCGGCATTATATGAAACACCACATACCTCTGCTTGCATTGTCGCAAGTTGAGTACTAGACTCTGACAATATATCACCAGCTTTTTCAATATGTTTCCATAACCTTTCGCCAACGTCTAGCATTTGTGCTTGTTGCATTTCCATCATAACTTTAAGAGTTTCGCGAGCTTGGTGAGGACTGTAATCAAAAAAGAAATAACTTAGTCATGTTACTGTAGTCAAATTTGTACAGTTTCTCATTACTAGTCTTATCACTACTATGAATAACCAATAAGTTTGTGATGCAGAtgcaataacaaaaacaatatatgtAGTACCGAAATTCATTTATTAGGTGATGTATGTGTATAAAAAGCATGTTCAAATCTTCTATCTTCTTATCGCGTGCTTCAGATTCTGTAGCACTAACAAGAACATCCAACAAATCTAAAAAATTGCAGAGTATAGAAACAGTGAGTTTCTTCAATTCCTTTCTTCTGTCATATACAGGTGGATGGAGCCGTTGAAGTCCCTGAAAACATAACTATAATGTTATTCCATATCTTGTTCAGATAGTCATTAAAATGTGTAGAGGCAAAGTTTGTGCAGAAATATCATTTAACCCTGAGAGTTGTAATATTGTAAGCCAGCAATATAACTTAAACAGGTGTTTCTCCAATACTGTGGACAACCAATGCACTTTCAAATTTCAAGAATAATGagcaatttttctaaataatttatcatatgaaattatcaattattttttgtatgaaaatgGCTCATATGGATTATCATTTTTTCCGTTGATGACAcgcaaaaaaaaagaaaataagttactaatgtgaaaataaaatataggctatatgatataaatataagaacTACCTTTATTTCCAGGCAGTTTTTTGAGATGGAGCATCGAGATATTAGACCTGAAGAAAAAGCATGCCCCAACCATAAGAACTAGAGGTTTCAAATGTTGTCGCATGTTTAATATAGATAACACCATGATAATCGTATGAATATTAATTATGCTACTCCCGTATTCAGGTATTGAACTAGCttttcgaataataaaaattagCACCTGCATTTCCAAAGGTCTGATGATCAGGTCATCTTGATGACATTGTTGTCCAAACATCATGTAAGAACCATCAGGCAGAGCTGGAGGCTTAGGAGCAATATCCCTCTGAACAGCCTCATCCGTATACTTGCTTATGAACTGAAATTTATGCATGAGGAattatttgcaatttcaaaactAAACAAGATAGGAATAGgagaattcaaaaaataaaatacatcctCAGAGAGGAAAGttggctcaatcatatggtaaaccacagcctctcgtccggttaccggtaccgcaccagtccatgtcgggtatatgtttagttggccagttatttgtttggGATGCATAGACTTATAGCTATATACAAAACAGGCTAAAATATTCTCAATGAGAACTGGAGAACGGTctattttgatgaaaaaaaacataataaaatttttataatacaGTGTGAACTTTGCGCAATATAAcatgattttattttacttattaATGAAAACTTTACCGTATCTTACCATCTTGGGTGGCAAAGGAAATGAACTTTGGACTTGGACATCACTTGATCCACCGACAGTCTGCTGAGCCGCAGCCATTGTATTCCTGAATAGCAGGCGAATTATACCGGTACCAGGTTACAGTTCCGTTTTTATTGTACACCATGCGCATGAGAAAGACCGTAACGCTAGACCTGTAGGCCGTAAATATTTAGGTATAGAACAACATTCGAACGTCTTGAAGCCAAAATTCATTAGCATAGTTAGCATAGCATTTAAAGGCATGGCATTAGGTAATACCTTATCGTGGCGTGGTAGTGAAGTCATGCCAGTGGCCGTGTCACATAATAGACAGTAGACACTAGTGGTTAATCCATAGTTTTTATAATGATAAGAATAAGATCATTTTGTAATTCCCAGAAAAacaaacacaaaatataacaactCACAGAAAATCGCTGGCGAAACCACTGATAAGATTCAAAACGCGCAGAAATAGGAATATGGTGAGCGccaataaatactgaaataagtaAATGCCCATTCATATATTTTGATCCGTATTTCATTGCTGATGCTATGTCTTATTGATTCCTCATGgactttccccgagcatcgactttcttgtttacttcgtggCATTGGCCATTGGCCAattagcaagatgcaaaaagtgacgtgcAATGCTCCCGTTTCGCATCCGCTcggacacttttctcactcagacaagttttcaagcgtggtcgtaaacattccctcattttcgcgttttcgAAATTTATTCTTATGTGGGAAATTTTACCTTTAAAAACCCATGCAAGAATAAAGTGGATTTCTGGAAATGATTTGTGTGCCCTCTGTGGCAAAGAACCAGAATTTAtatcacatttatttttgagatgtgaattcactcaacatatatatgattatattttttctgttattaggaaaattagtaatttaaGAGAAGACTATTTGACCTgcattttattagatttttccCAAATGAACAgtgtatttttttcagattttcatGAAAACATTATAGTATTACTTATATCAATAACAAGATATAAGATCTGGTTAGAAAGAAATGctgttatatttcaaaaaaagatACCTAACGTTCAAACAGTCATAAAACAGATACAAACTTCAATAACATGTCGGAGAAATATAGAAAAAGTTCGAAAATTACCAAATTTCATAAAGGAATTAGAATTTTTAACCAACTGTCTGTGATTATATTTTGAGTAAATGTATAGttgctaatatttttttttctatttttatgtataacaaATAATGCTTAACTAATGTATTATTAACTTGAAAACATCTTGATATCACTGAATTGATATTACGGATTATACATGGATTATTGAACATTGGAATACTGAAAAATGGAAACTACGTCGGATAATATGGATTACAATTTGAGAtaataatgattgtaaaaattttatttcccaTTATTTCTATGATTATTACTGTATCACATTTAACACATTTGTGagcgtttaaaaaaaaaaaaaaaaaaaagaaatttattcTTTAGTTTTCAGTAGTGTTTcagaaacttaaatataaatcagataattcaatgatcattctgtctttctaggagttttagtttaattgcagtaataaaaaattagtgtagaaatagcagtggatagactaggctaaaattctttaccggtacttttaaaaaacagattgttgtatgcgttgaatcaaaatgatggtttgaaacacataccccattttacaggcgccaactcgcaaaagcactcttaaaataaccCCGAAAATTATTGCAATGGTGAAGTTTAGATAGAATTTCTCGGGGGTCAAAGATCGGGGAAAGGTCCGTATACATTATACAGCAAGGGCCAGCCCCCAGGAGCCTTGGTGACCTAACTGGTCTTGCATATTGACCCtcacaaataatgatcaaccagttgtttattgttaaattttattttgtgttgctTCAAATGTATTATAGTGTTGATATTGTTTGTGATAACAAATCTCTCTCCCACATATAACCTATATAACACGCGCAtaaataacgaaaaaaaaaactaaaaaacggGAACATTTATCGGCTGAGGGCGCATAACGTTGTGTACAgggtactactttcgagtgtacatatgaaaaaattggaacgatacagagaagattagcaaaaaaaaaaaaaaaggttgccaTATtcgcttttttaacgccaaatttgccatttttggcttttttgaaACCCGTATAGCGTCAGAAtatccgtttggctttttggcgttttttaagtctattctagtgtctattattagaatcatatgaaatacaatatttagtgtgtaacaactgaacaatagcctattacttgtacttagctacttaacattaggatttcctggagcatcgatttccttgtttgttacattaactcttaaccatacccaataagaaataattgcagtttctgcagctgctcagacagatgttcaagcagggttgtaaacattgcctcgtttttatagttttcgttctgtttccaaaaaatagttatataacttaattttcattatgcctgatatggtttatgtgagctttagtttaattctgcaattgcaataacgatgtgattaactacgctaaaattactgaataagATATCAGTGGTAGAGATGTACCgttaccacttttgtcgccgataccagctaaaaacgccgatacgccgatactataagaaggccgatattccgatactatgtaattattacttaattaggggtgctgtgtagggcagacgggttaaaacaatggtctttgagcgttgttcatagtacacattatttcagatcgaaaaaaaaagatatatcacataatatgaaattaatgtttggagtttgctttaactgattaagatacattgtacagtaacgctagtaatctcggtgttcaattagaaaactcataagccgggatgtcaaatttgaatttaatgttaatatcgcgaccttcgaatatcgtttttcgtgtttaaaagaatatcgaatatcacccacataTTCTAGTGCCGCCGTCCTACgctcaaattaaaagcattttacaaatattgtatttcatggCTAATCATAATCGTCGACGCAacaagtcaaagccaacatgaataaagaatatcaatcagcaccaacaaaaagaaggcctacctataaccgtcgaggaggtttttttagtaaaaataacatgatctctttcaacgaaatagattttataatattttacaattgcaatcatatattttgagacagtctagggataggcggtcatgtcaatatatctataaaatagttgtgtaattaaacaaaattcaaattaatacttGCGTAGAgagataattgtgtcggaatttagtttatcgatgtcgacggactaaatgacactcgtacttgacgacaaaca from Styela clava chromosome 14, kaStyClav1.hap1.2, whole genome shotgun sequence encodes:
- the LOC120341443 gene encoding mediator of RNA polymerase II transcription subunit 7-like isoform X2 codes for the protein MAAAQQTVGGSSDVQVQSSFPLPPKMFISKYTDEAVQRDIAPKPPALPDGSYMMFGQQCHQDDLIIRPLEMQGLQRLHPPVYDRRKELKKLTVSILCNFLDLLDVLVSATESEARDKKIEDLNMLFIHIHHLINEFRPHQARETLKVMMEMQQAQMLDVGERLWKHIEKAGDILSESSTQLATMQAENQSAVEAIELMRNQEPMNVDSMLTDLSSTDLSTSISQNAQGKNSMDTETSDIVKDIFKKDKILSGFINDMND
- the LOC120341443 gene encoding mediator of RNA polymerase II transcription subunit 7-like isoform X1 — its product is MGIYLFQYLLALTIFLFLRVLNLISGFASDFLNTMAAAQQTVGGSSDVQVQSSFPLPPKMFISKYTDEAVQRDIAPKPPALPDGSYMMFGQQCHQDDLIIRPLEMQGLQRLHPPVYDRRKELKKLTVSILCNFLDLLDVLVSATESEARDKKIEDLNMLFIHIHHLINEFRPHQARETLKVMMEMQQAQMLDVGERLWKHIEKAGDILSESSTQLATMQAENQSAVEAIELMRNQEPMNVDSMLTDLSSTDLSTSISQNAQGKNSMDTETSDIVKDIFKKDKILSGFINDMND